The proteins below come from a single Hippocampus zosterae strain Florida chromosome 5, ASM2543408v3, whole genome shotgun sequence genomic window:
- the LOC127600642 gene encoding uncharacterized protein LOC127600642 yields MAAAGLALLVAACVLSAHRTRARNDAPCQRSQWNNGYNTFVKRHIRSGLPASLDVNEWRNYIKNNGGCDRPTQSFLDPKDLDRVRAVCSSAGGKTFKENLCISQEPFSFVTVRSEQGTCGIRNVVRESKHLILACEVLENQCVPVHFEGNPKSAKPSNNARGCRDPDTKGHAPNLKATWPWLLSAMFVVVCLI; encoded by the coding sequence ATGGCCGCTGCGGGTCTGGCGTTGCTCGTGGCCGCCTGCGTCCTGTCGGCTCATCGGACGCGCGCGCGCAACGACGCTCCCTGCCAGCGATCCCAATGGAACAACGGCTATAACACGTTCGTCAAGCGCCACATTCGCTCGGGGCTGCCCGCCTCTCTGGATGTGAACGAGTGGAGGAACTACATCAAGAACAACGGCGGCTGCGACAGACCCACCCAATCCTTCCTGGACCCGAAAGACCTGGACAGGGTTAGGGCCGTGTGCTCCAGCGCAGGCGGCAAGACCTTCAAGGAGAACCTGTGCATCAGCCAAGAGCCTTTCTCCTTCGTCACGGTGAGGAGCgaacagggcacttgcgggatCAGGAACGTCGTCCGGGAAAGCAAACATCTGATTCTGGCCTGTGAGGTGCTGGAAAACCAGTGCGTGCCGGTCCATTTTGAGGGAAACCCCAAAAGCGCCAAGCCCAGCAACAATGCCAGAGGGTGCCGGGATCCCGACACGAAAGGGCACGCCCCGAACCTGAAAGCAACATGGCCGTGGTTGCTGTCGGCCATGTTCGTCGTGGTGTGCCTGATTTGA